The Mobula birostris isolate sMobBir1 chromosome 14, sMobBir1.hap1, whole genome shotgun sequence genome includes a region encoding these proteins:
- the sema6d gene encoding semaphorin-6D isoform X5, whose protein sequence is MPAPSRTLASPASRTPSKGQQRIKRQHWKVQEETKIKWKVTLRLFPFCKGTLFVTNMKISINYSSFLVAFFLLMTPLTTAVSFPEDDKPINTMEFHFSRQYPVFRARLSGNESLHRLDYQLMLMIKDVLYIAGRDQVYAINLSDPPRGEIISSKKLTWKSRQQDRSNCAMKGKHKEECHNFIKVFVPKTDETVFVCGTNAFNPVCRYYQLDTLDYNGEEVSGLARCPFDAKQTNVALFAENKLYSATVADFLASDAVIYRSMGDGSALRTIKYDSKWIKEPHFLHAVEYGNFVYFFFREIAVEHNNLGKAVYSRVARICKNDMGGSQRVLEKHWTSFLKARLNCSVPGDSFFYFDVLQSVTDIIQINGYPTIIGVFTTQLNSIPGSAVCAFNMEDIEKSFKGRFKEQKTTDSVWTAVPEDRVPKPRPGCCAGYAPAESYKTSIDFPDETLSFIKSHPLMDSAVPSVIEEPWFTKTRVRYRLTAIAIDNTAGPHQNYTVIFIGSEAGILLKVLTKTSPSSLNDSILLEELDVFNPLKCSTTNEDDRKVLGLQIDKDHHALFVAFSSCVIRVPLSHCENHGTCKKACIGSRDPYCAWIDNKSCGTVKPDINTAFEQDVEFGNTAHLGECHEILVATPDYKTFGDPTSGVRWEVQSGDANQMVHMNVLITCVLAAFVLGAFISGVAVYCHRDTYLRKARKMNKDAESAQSCTDSSGSFTKFNGLFDSPVKEYPQSINTPKLYTNLLSNGKELPPSSDAKTMIVDSHGQPPELAALPTPESTPVLHQKSIQPIKNQWEKAQNNINAARKESPLKSPQIIPSSPPPHSPINHNSQIPSAVVLPNATHAYNMSFSNSNAHKTERKVQNIEMSVTGHSGKKEQQRAVEARNTLNDLLKHLNESGTSSKAILGDIPMTRQNIMLETMTKIVEVPPKVPNREASLYSPSSTLPRHSPTKRVDVPSTSNIQLSSLERERERGYPRNSSQRHSISVLPKNVISSLNGAVLSRHPSFNRGGYFPPAPPMRMDSVHGTPLVIQPQPGSLSRQSSYTSNGTLPRSGIKRTPSIKPDVPPKPSFGQPTTPVKPLQKYSY, encoded by the exons GTTGTTTCCATTTTGCAAAGGAACTCTCTTTGTGACAAATATGAAGATCTCCATAAATTATTCCTCTTTTCTGGTGGCCTTCTTTCTACTGATGACACCTCTGACTACAGCAGTCAGCTTCCCCGAAGATGACAAACCCATTAATACTATGGAGTTCCACT TTTCGAGGCAATATCCAGTGTTCAGAGCACGACTTTCAGGGAATGAATCTTTACATCGATTGGACTACCAGCTAATGTTGATGATCAAGGATGTGCTTTATATTGCTGGCAG GGACCAAGTCTATGCTATTAACTTAAGTGATCCTCCAAGAGGAGAAATAATTTCTAGCAAA AAATTAACCTGGAAGTCACGACAGCAAGACAGAAGTAACTGTGCAATGAAAGGCAAGCACAAA GAAGAATGCCACAACTTTATCAAAGTGTTTGTACCCAAAACTGATGAGACCGTTTTTGTCTGTGGCACAAATGCTTTTAACCCTGTGTGCAGATATTATCAG TTGGATACGTTGGATTACAATGGTGAAGAAGTCAGTGGTTTGGCACGATGCCCATTTGATGCCAAGCAAACCAATGTTGCCCTCTTTGCTG AGAATAAGTTGTACTCGGCAACTGTTGCAGATTTCCTAGCTAGCGATGCAGTCATCTACCGCAGTATGGGAGATGGTTCAGCTCTAAGGACTATAAAGTATGATTCAAAATGGATCAAAG AACCACACTTCCTACATGCTGTTGAATATGGAAATTTTGTCTATTTCTTCTTCAGAGAAATAGCTGTTGAACACAACAATCTTGGAAAG GCTGTTTATTCACGTGTGGCAAGAATTTGTAAGAATGACATGGGAGGATCCCAGAGGGTGTTGGAAAAACACTGGACATCCTTTCTAAAAGCTCGATTAAACTGTTCAGTTCCTGGGGATTCGTTCTTCTACTTTGATGTATTGCAGTCTGTCACAGATATTATACAAATCAATGGGTACCCGACTATTATTGGAGTATTTACAACACAGCTCAATAG TATCCCTGGGTCAGCGGTGTGTGCCTTCAATATGGAAGACATTGAAAAATCATTCAAAGGAAGGTTTAAGgagcaaaagacaacagattCTGTTTGGACTGCTGTTCCAGAAGATAGAGTACCAAAGCCAAG GCCTGGTTGCTGTGCAGGATATGCACCAGCCGAATCTTACAAAACCTCCATTGATTTCCCTGATGAAACACTCTCCTTCATCAAATCTCACCCTCTGATGGACTCTGCCGTCCCCTCTGTCATAGAGGAACCCTGGTTCACCAAGACACGGGTCAG GTACCGCCTGACAGCAATTGCTATTGACAACACTGCTGGTCCCCATCAGAACTACACGGTTATCTTTATTGGCTCTGAAGCAGGCATTCTACTTAAAGTGTTAACAAAAACCTCTCCCAGCTCTCTCAACGACAGCATActactggaagaattggatgttTTTAACCCATTAAA GTGTAGTACCACAAATGAAGATGACAGAAAGGTACTGGGGTTGCAGATCGATAAAGATCACCATGCCTTGTTTGTGGCCTTTTCCAGCTGTGTGATTCGTGTACCACTCAGTCACTGTGAAAATCATGGCACTTGCAAAAA AGCTTGTATAGGTTCAAGAGATCCATACTGTGCCTGGATAGATAATAAATCATGTGGGACTGTGAAACCAGATATAAA CACTGCGTTTGAACAAGATGTGGAATTTGGCAATACAGCACACCTTGGAGAATGTCATG AAATCTTGGTCGCTACACCAGATTACAAAACCTTTGGTGATCCAACATCTG GAGTTCGATGGGAGGTGCAGTCTGGAGATGCAAACCAAATGGTCCACATGAACGTCCTGATCACCTGTGTTTTGGCTGCTTTTGTTCTGGGAGCCTTCATTTCTGGCGTTGCCGTGTACTGCCACCGTGATACGTACTTGCGCAAGGCCCGCAAAATGAACAAGGATGCAGAGTCGGCACAGTCCTGCACCGACTCGAGTGGAAGTTTCACAAAATTTAACGGACTGTTTGATAGTCCAGTTAAGGAATACCCACAAAGCATCAACACGCCCAAGCTTTACACAAACCTGCTATCCAACGGCAAAGAGCTGCCGCCCAGCAGCGACGCAAAAACCATGATCGTGGACAGCCACGGACAGCCTCCCGAATTGGCGGCCTTGCCGACGCCCGAGTCTACACCAGTACTTCATCAGAAAAGCATTCAACCCATCAAGAACCAGTGGGAGAAAGCCCAGAACAACATCAACGCAGCAAGAAAGGAATCACCTTTAAAAAGCCCTCAGATTATTCCGTCGAGTCCTCCTCCTCATTCCCCCATAAACCATAATAGCCAGATACCCAGTGCTGTGGTCCTTCCCAATGCTacccatgcctacaacatgtCTTTCTCAAATTCTAATGCCCACAAGACTGAAAGGAAGGTGCAAAATATAGAAATGTCAGTAACTGGCCACTCTGGTAAAAAGGAACAGCAAAGAGCTGTTGAGGCAAGAAACACATTAAATGACCTCCTGAAACATCTCAATGAAAGTGGAACCAGCTCTAAAGCCATCTTGGGGGACATCCCTATGACTCGTCAAAATATAATGCTAGAAACAATGACCAAAATAGTGGAAGTGCCCCCCAAGGTTCCAAACAGAGAGGCATCACTCTACTCTCCTTCTTCTACTCTTCCGAGGCACAGCCCAACAAAGCGGGTAGATGTTCCATCAACCTCAAACATACAACTGTCaagtttagagagagagagagaacgaggcTACCCCCGGAATTCTTCGCAGAGGCACTCAATATCTGTGCTCCCCAAAAATGTTATCAGCTCATTGAATGGAGCTGTGTTGTCACGGCACCCCAGTTTTAATAGGGGAGGATATTTTCCCCCAGCACCACCAATGAGGATGGACTCTGTACACGGGACCCCTCTTGTTATTCAACCACAACCTGGCTCCTTGTCCCGCCAGAGCAGTTACACAAGCAATGGGACGCTGCCTCGATCAGGAATTAAGAGAACGCCCTCCATTAAACCAGATGTACCACCAAAGCCATCCTTTGGTCAACCCACGACTCCAGTCAAACCATTACAGAAGTATAGTTACTAA